Proteins encoded in a region of the Pseudomonas denitrificans (nom. rej.) genome:
- a CDS encoding trans-sulfuration enzyme family protein, whose translation MSDHAKGPSTRAVHAGHDADRRMVTRAKSQPIYQSSVFVYDSLEQVDDFLAGNPDNYMYTRIGNPNHSAVEELLRELEGGEDALFSASGMAAISAALLGVLGAGDHLIASRELYGTTQSLIEKELTRFGIASSLLDLNDLAAVEAAITPTTKLIYTETASNPLVRVSNIPALAELAHRHGLKLLVDNTFLSPVLYQPLRDGADLVIHSTTKYLNGHSDAMGGALVGDAQWIAAARRFQINAGGSASPFESWLNFRGAKTLALRMKAHSQNAQALAEALEAHPQVARVFYPGLPSHPDFELAQRLFHKGHSGMLSFTLKGGLDQVDTLIGELQLAAFAPSLAGVASSITHPGKTSHRALSAEALTALDIHDGTIRVSVGIEDSEDIVRDFLQALDAL comes from the coding sequence CCGTGCATGCCGGCCACGATGCCGACCGGCGCATGGTCACCCGCGCCAAGAGCCAGCCGATCTACCAGAGCTCGGTGTTCGTCTACGACTCGCTGGAACAGGTCGACGATTTCCTCGCCGGCAACCCCGACAACTACATGTACACGCGCATCGGCAACCCCAATCACAGCGCCGTGGAAGAGCTGCTGCGCGAACTGGAAGGCGGCGAGGACGCGCTGTTCTCCGCTTCCGGCATGGCGGCCATCTCCGCCGCGCTGCTGGGCGTGCTCGGCGCCGGCGATCACCTGATCGCCAGCCGCGAGCTGTACGGCACCACCCAGAGCCTGATCGAGAAGGAGCTGACGCGCTTCGGCATCGCCTCCAGCCTGCTCGACCTCAATGACCTGGCGGCAGTGGAAGCGGCGATCACCCCGACCACGAAGCTGATCTACACCGAAACCGCCTCCAACCCGCTGGTACGCGTCAGCAACATCCCGGCGCTGGCCGAGCTTGCCCACCGCCACGGTCTCAAGCTGCTGGTGGACAACACCTTCCTCTCGCCAGTGCTCTACCAGCCGCTGCGCGATGGCGCCGACCTGGTGATCCACAGCACCACCAAGTACCTCAATGGCCACAGCGACGCCATGGGCGGCGCACTGGTCGGCGATGCGCAGTGGATCGCCGCCGCGCGGCGCTTCCAGATCAACGCCGGCGGCAGCGCCAGCCCCTTCGAGAGCTGGCTTAATTTTCGCGGCGCCAAGACCCTGGCCCTGCGCATGAAGGCCCACTCGCAGAACGCCCAGGCGCTGGCCGAAGCCCTCGAAGCGCACCCGCAGGTGGCCCGCGTGTTCTATCCCGGCCTGCCCTCGCATCCGGACTTCGAGCTGGCGCAGAGGCTGTTCCACAAGGGCCACTCGGGCATGTTGAGCTTCACCCTGAAGGGCGGTCTCGACCAGGTCGACACATTGATCGGCGAGCTGCAACTGGCCGCTTTCGCGCCGTCGCTGGCCGGCGTCGCCAGCAGCATCACCCACCCTGGCAAGACTTCGCACCGCGCGCTGTCCGCCGAGGCCCTGACCGCGCTGGACATCCACGACGGCACCATCCGTGTGTCGGTGGGAATCGAGGACAGCGAGGACATCGTCCGTGACTTCCTGCAGGCGCTGGACGCGCTGTAA
- a CDS encoding sigma 54-interacting transcriptional regulator: MNAPHAQLPLLTFPDADKSPLSIRAKALVFFDPRSHEVRDEVERLAPLPQPVLIHGETGTGKELLARHIHRASERPGLFVAVSCSALSRNYADAELFGYAPGAHNGPVGSRAGWFGSANGGTLYLDEIADLPLSLQQKLLRVLQEREVLRVGAREPVPVDVRLVAATSIDLGQAVKAGKFLEGLQQYLHDGNLTLPPLRERIGDIQPLAEYFLGVHAQRLELPVPQIATDTQRVLEGYSWPGNIRELENVIHFALLVSPDEEIRPEHLNFSGGVAGSGGVAGSGGAAGTGGETQVSEEALGRLLRQPGVEAQLRALLQRLEHERG, translated from the coding sequence ATGAATGCACCCCACGCGCAGCTGCCGCTGCTGACCTTCCCCGACGCCGACAAGAGCCCGCTGAGCATCCGCGCCAAGGCGCTGGTGTTCTTCGACCCGCGCTCCCATGAAGTGCGCGACGAGGTGGAGCGCCTGGCGCCGTTGCCGCAACCGGTGCTGATCCACGGCGAGACCGGCACCGGCAAGGAGCTGCTGGCCCGCCACATCCACCGCGCCAGCGAACGGCCCGGGCTGTTCGTCGCGGTAAGTTGCAGCGCGCTGAGCCGCAACTACGCCGACGCCGAGCTGTTCGGCTACGCGCCGGGCGCGCACAACGGTCCGGTGGGCAGCCGCGCCGGCTGGTTCGGCTCGGCCAACGGCGGCACGCTGTACCTGGACGAGATCGCCGACCTGCCGCTGTCGCTGCAACAGAAACTGCTGCGCGTGCTGCAGGAGCGCGAAGTGCTGCGCGTCGGCGCGCGCGAGCCGGTGCCAGTGGACGTGCGCCTGGTCGCCGCCACCAGCATCGACCTGGGGCAGGCGGTGAAAGCGGGGAAATTTCTCGAAGGGCTGCAGCAGTACCTGCACGACGGCAACCTCACGCTGCCGCCGCTGCGCGAACGCATCGGCGATATCCAGCCGCTGGCCGAGTACTTCCTCGGCGTGCATGCACAACGCCTGGAACTGCCGGTGCCGCAGATCGCCACGGATACGCAGCGGGTACTGGAAGGCTATTCGTGGCCGGGGAATATCCGCGAACTGGAGAACGTCATCCACTTCGCCCTGCTGGTCAGCCCGGACGAGGAGATACGCCCGGAGCACCTGAACTTTTCAGGCGGCGTGGCGGGGTCAGGCGGCGTAGCAGGGTCAGGCGGCGCGGCCGGAACTGGCGGGGAAACGCAGGTAAGCGAAGAGGCGCTGGGGCGTCTGCTGCGCCAGCCCGGCGTCGAAGCGCAGCTGCGTGCGCTATTGCAACGCCTGGAGCACGAGCGCGGCTGA
- the betT gene encoding choline BCCT transporter BetT: protein MNPPVFYGAAALILIFALTVIAQPQRAGEWLLAAQSWAADSVGWYYLLAMTLYLIFVVVTALSGYGKIKLGADHDEPEFSYLSWAGMLFAAGISITLFFFCVSEPLTHFAQPPQGEAGTPEAARQAMQLLFLHWGLHGWGVFALVAMALAYFAYRHNLPLALRSALYPLIGKRINGPIGYTVDCFGIIATVFGLGADMGFGVLQLNAGLDFLFGIAHSHPVQMTLIALMMGAAILVAVSGVDKGIRLLSDINMLLACALLLFVLFAGPTQHLLNTLVQNIGDYLGALPTKSFDLYAYGKDGSDWLGGWTVFYWAWWIAWAPFVGLFIARISRGRTIREFVFGVLFIPLGFTLAWMSIFGNSALDQVLNHGFSELGRVAISDPSMALYQMLQNYPASRVVIAVTVLVSFVFFVTSADSGTVVLSTLSAHGGSADDDGPKWLRVFWGVATALVTGGLLFAGSIDALKSAVVLTSLPFSLILLLMMWGLHKAFYLESQRQRARTHSLAPPPSAKPGGWKRRISQAVHFPTRDEVYRYMVDVVSPAIAEVSEVFREKGLQVDSDLDLSNLEIGLEIGHGAQHPFLYQVSMRGYFTPSFARAGMGGLHLKNRRYFRAEVHLSEGSQDYDLMGYSKEQIINDMLDQYERHLQFLHLVR, encoded by the coding sequence ATGAACCCACCGGTCTTCTACGGTGCGGCCGCGCTGATCCTCATCTTCGCCCTCACCGTCATCGCCCAGCCACAACGGGCCGGTGAATGGCTGCTCGCCGCGCAGTCCTGGGCCGCCGACAGCGTCGGCTGGTACTACCTGCTGGCGATGACGCTGTACCTGATCTTCGTGGTGGTCACCGCGCTTTCCGGCTACGGAAAGATCAAGCTCGGTGCCGACCACGACGAGCCGGAATTCAGCTACCTGTCCTGGGCCGGCATGCTGTTCGCCGCCGGCATCAGCATCACCCTGTTCTTCTTCTGCGTGTCCGAGCCGCTGACCCACTTCGCCCAGCCGCCCCAGGGCGAGGCCGGCACGCCCGAAGCGGCGCGCCAGGCCATGCAGCTGCTGTTCCTGCACTGGGGCCTGCACGGCTGGGGCGTGTTCGCCCTGGTAGCGATGGCGCTGGCCTACTTCGCCTACCGTCACAACCTGCCGCTGGCGCTGCGTTCCGCGCTCTACCCGCTGATCGGCAAGCGCATCAATGGCCCCATCGGCTACACCGTGGATTGCTTCGGCATCATCGCCACGGTATTCGGTCTGGGTGCGGACATGGGCTTCGGCGTGCTGCAGCTCAACGCCGGCCTCGACTTCCTGTTCGGCATCGCCCACAGCCATCCGGTGCAGATGACGCTGATCGCGCTGATGATGGGCGCGGCCATCCTGGTCGCCGTATCGGGTGTCGACAAGGGCATCCGCCTGCTGTCGGACATCAACATGCTGCTGGCCTGCGCGCTGCTGCTCTTCGTGCTGTTCGCCGGCCCCACCCAGCACCTGCTCAACACCCTGGTGCAGAACATCGGCGACTACCTCGGCGCCCTGCCGACCAAGAGCTTCGACCTCTACGCCTACGGCAAGGATGGCAGCGACTGGCTGGGTGGCTGGACGGTGTTCTACTGGGCCTGGTGGATCGCCTGGGCGCCCTTCGTCGGCCTGTTCATCGCGCGCATCTCGCGTGGGCGGACGATTCGCGAGTTCGTCTTCGGCGTGCTGTTCATTCCGCTGGGCTTCACCCTGGCATGGATGTCGATCTTCGGCAACAGCGCCCTGGACCAGGTGCTCAACCATGGCTTCAGCGAGCTGGGCCGCGTTGCCATCAGCGATCCGTCCATGGCGCTCTACCAGATGCTGCAGAATTATCCGGCCAGCCGCGTGGTGATCGCGGTGACGGTGCTGGTCAGCTTCGTCTTCTTCGTCACCTCGGCGGACTCCGGCACCGTGGTGCTCTCCACCCTCTCCGCCCACGGCGGCAGCGCCGACGACGACGGCCCGAAGTGGCTGCGGGTGTTCTGGGGCGTAGCCACCGCGCTGGTGACCGGCGGCCTGCTGTTCGCCGGCAGCATCGATGCGCTCAAGTCAGCGGTGGTGCTGACTTCGCTGCCCTTCTCGCTGATCCTGCTGCTGATGATGTGGGGCCTGCACAAGGCGTTCTACCTGGAGTCCCAGCGTCAGCGCGCGCGCACCCACTCGCTGGCGCCGCCGCCCTCGGCCAAACCCGGCGGCTGGAAGCGGCGCATTTCCCAGGCGGTGCACTTCCCTACCCGCGACGAGGTGTACCGCTACATGGTCGACGTGGTCAGCCCGGCGATCGCCGAAGTTTCCGAAGTGTTCCGCGAGAAGGGCCTGCAGGTCGATTCCGACCTGGACCTGAGCAACCTGGAAATCGGCCTGGAGATCGGCCACGGCGCGCAGCATCCGTTCCTCTACCAGGTCTCGATGCGCGGCTACTTCACCCCGTCCTTCGCCCGCGCCGGCATGGGCGGCCTGCACCTGAAGAACCGCCGCTACTTCCGCGCCGAAGTGCACCTTTCCGAAGGCAGCCAGGACTACGACCTGATGGGCTACAGCAAGGAGCAGATCATCAACGACATGCTCGACCAGTACGAGCGGCACCTGCAGTTCCTGCACCTGGTGCGCTGA
- a CDS encoding type II toxin-antitoxin system VapC family toxin: MVKVLFDTNILIDYLNGHVQARDELALYSDRAISIITWMEVLIGATPQTEAATRAFLSSFTLLALDERIAQRAVEVRQRLRVKLPDAVIKASAEVEGRLLVTRNVKDFDEREPGVRLPYQL, translated from the coding sequence ATGGTGAAGGTCCTGTTCGACACCAACATCCTTATCGACTATCTCAACGGCCATGTGCAGGCCCGCGATGAGCTGGCGCTCTACAGCGACCGCGCCATCAGCATCATCACCTGGATGGAAGTACTGATCGGCGCCACGCCGCAGACCGAAGCGGCAACCCGCGCCTTTCTCTCCAGCTTCACGCTGCTGGCGCTGGACGAGCGCATCGCCCAGCGGGCGGTGGAGGTGCGCCAGCGTCTGCGGGTGAAGCTGCCGGACGCGGTCATCAAGGCCTCGGCGGAAGTTGAAGGCCGGCTGCTGGTGACGCGCAACGTGAAGGATTTCGACGAGCGTGAGCCGGGAGTGCGGTTGCCTTATCAGTTGTAA
- a CDS encoding ribbon-helix-helix protein, CopG family, producing the protein MRTLVDIPVEYLERLNDISERQQQSRASVIREAIAEYLVNHAQADADAAFGLWQENQVDGLAYQEKVREEW; encoded by the coding sequence ATGCGCACCCTGGTGGATATCCCCGTTGAATACCTGGAACGCCTGAATGACATCAGCGAACGCCAGCAGCAATCCCGTGCCTCGGTCATTCGCGAGGCCATCGCCGAGTACCTGGTCAACCACGCGCAGGCGGACGCTGACGCGGCTTTCGGCCTGTGGCAGGAGAATCAGGTGGACGGCCTGGCGTATCAGGAGAAGGTGCGCGAGGAATGGTGA
- a CDS encoding OPT family oligopeptide transporter encodes MQERIPDESNLAELTVRGLILGALITVVFTASNVYLGLKVGLTFASSIPAAVISMAVLRYFSGSNILENNMVQTQASAAGTLSSIIFILPGLLMIGYWSGFPFWQTAAICSIGGILGVLYTIPLRRVMVVQSNLPYPEGVAAAEILRVGSQDEEEEKAGKPAKAGGPGLRDILAGGVVAAAFSLLSSGFKVLAEGFSFWLTAGQAAFRLSTGFSLALVGAGYLMGITAGIAILIGVVIAWGVAVPLLSVNSVLAAGQSLPELATKLWSSQVRFLGAGTIGIAALWTLATLFKPMVQGVWSSLSAVRGRGEVSDLRTEQDLSAKWIVTIAGVLLLALFVVFSYFLGEAAPDLHGFGFWGLVAVCVIFAFFFGFLIAAACGYMAGLVGSSSSPISGIGIIAVILVSLLILGVGSLETGFLDQQGGKLAIALALFTTSVVIAIAAISNDNLQDLKTGYLVGATPWRQQVALIVGCLVGALVIPPVLELLFNAYGFTGALPREGMDPNAALAAPQATLMTAIASGIFHNALNWNMILIGVALGIALILVDVLLRRTGKASLPVLAVGLGIYLPPTIGMTLVVGAVIGWLLETALAKRAVAAGKDVEKFSDEPKRRGVLLASGLIVGESLMGILLAAIIGTTGSATPLALVGDGFEDTAQWLGLVVFVAICVLFYRKVLTGTRG; translated from the coding sequence ATGCAAGAAAGGATTCCGGACGAGTCCAACCTCGCCGAGCTGACGGTTCGAGGCCTGATCCTCGGCGCGCTGATTACCGTGGTGTTCACCGCTTCCAATGTGTACCTCGGCCTCAAGGTCGGCCTGACCTTCGCCTCGTCGATCCCCGCGGCGGTCATTTCCATGGCCGTGCTGCGCTACTTCTCCGGCTCCAACATTCTCGAGAACAACATGGTGCAGACCCAGGCCTCGGCGGCCGGCACCCTGTCCTCGATCATCTTCATACTTCCCGGCCTCTTGATGATCGGCTACTGGAGCGGCTTCCCGTTCTGGCAGACCGCCGCCATCTGCTCCATCGGCGGCATCCTCGGCGTGCTCTACACCATCCCGCTGCGTCGGGTGATGGTGGTGCAGAGCAACCTGCCGTACCCCGAGGGCGTGGCGGCGGCGGAGATCCTGCGCGTCGGCAGCCAGGACGAGGAAGAGGAAAAGGCTGGCAAGCCCGCGAAAGCCGGTGGCCCGGGCCTGCGTGACATCCTCGCCGGTGGCGTGGTCGCTGCCGCGTTCAGCCTGCTCAGCAGTGGTTTCAAGGTGCTCGCCGAAGGCTTCAGTTTCTGGCTCACCGCCGGGCAGGCGGCGTTCCGCCTGTCCACCGGCTTCTCCCTGGCGCTGGTGGGCGCCGGCTACCTGATGGGCATTACCGCTGGTATCGCCATCCTGATCGGCGTGGTCATCGCCTGGGGTGTGGCCGTGCCGCTGCTCTCGGTGAACAGCGTGCTGGCCGCCGGGCAGAGCCTGCCGGAGCTGGCCACCAAACTGTGGAGCAGCCAGGTGCGCTTCCTCGGCGCCGGCACCATCGGTATTGCCGCGCTGTGGACCCTGGCCACGCTGTTCAAGCCCATGGTGCAGGGCGTCTGGTCGTCGCTCAGTGCCGTGCGCGGGCGTGGTGAGGTGAGCGACCTGCGCACCGAGCAGGACCTGTCGGCGAAGTGGATCGTTACCATCGCCGGTGTGCTGTTGCTGGCGCTGTTCGTGGTGTTCTCCTACTTCCTCGGCGAGGCCGCGCCGGACCTGCACGGCTTCGGCTTCTGGGGCCTGGTGGCGGTCTGCGTGATCTTCGCCTTCTTCTTCGGCTTCCTGATTGCCGCTGCCTGCGGCTACATGGCCGGCCTGGTGGGCTCGTCGAGCAGCCCGATCTCCGGTATCGGCATCATCGCGGTGATCCTGGTGTCGTTGCTGATCCTCGGCGTTGGCTCGCTGGAAACCGGCTTCCTCGACCAGCAGGGCGGCAAGCTGGCCATCGCCCTGGCGCTGTTCACCACCTCGGTGGTGATCGCCATCGCGGCGATTTCCAACGACAACCTGCAGGACCTGAAGACCGGTTACCTGGTCGGCGCGACCCCGTGGCGCCAGCAGGTGGCGCTGATCGTCGGCTGTCTGGTCGGCGCCCTGGTGATCCCGCCGGTGCTGGAGCTGCTGTTCAACGCCTACGGCTTCACCGGCGCCCTGCCGCGCGAGGGCATGGACCCGAACGCCGCGCTGGCCGCGCCGCAGGCGACGCTGATGACGGCGATTGCCAGCGGGATTTTCCACAATGCGCTGAACTGGAACATGATCCTCATCGGCGTGGCGCTGGGCATCGCGCTGATCCTGGTGGACGTGCTGTTGCGCCGCACCGGCAAGGCCAGCCTGCCGGTGCTCGCCGTCGGCCTGGGCATCTACCTGCCGCCGACCATCGGCATGACCCTGGTGGTCGGCGCCGTGATCGGCTGGTTGCTGGAAACTGCCCTGGCCAAGCGCGCGGTAGCCGCCGGCAAGGATGTGGAAAAGTTCTCCGACGAGCCCAAGCGCCGGGGTGTACTGCTGGCTTCGGGCCTGATCGTCGGCGAGAGCCTGATGGGCATCCTGCTCGCCGCCATCATCGGCACCACCGGTTCCGCCACGCCGCTGGCGCTGGTCGGCGACGGCTTCGAGGACACTGCGCAGTGGCTGGGCCTGGTGGTGTTCGTGGCGATCTGCGTGCTGTTCTACCGCAAGGTGTTGACCGGCACCCGCGGCTGA
- the tauD gene encoding taurine dioxygenase: MTTLSIEPISPALGAIVSGVRLADPLGDAAQRQLEQALLDHHVLFFRDQPLTPTQQANFAARFGDLHIHPIYPSSPEQREVIVLDTAVTDVRDNAIWHTDVTFLETPALGAVLAAKQLPPYGGDTLWASGIAAFEALSKPLQQLLDGLTATHDISKSFPRERFGATDADLARLEEARKKNPPRSHPVIRTHPVTGRKALFVSDGFTTRINELEPAESRAILDLLFAHFARPEFTVRWRWKENDVAFWDNRVTQHYAVDDYRPQRRVMHRATILGDKPF, translated from the coding sequence ATGACCACCCTGAGTATCGAACCCATCAGCCCGGCCCTGGGCGCCATCGTTTCCGGCGTACGCCTGGCCGACCCGCTGGGGGACGCGGCGCAGCGCCAGCTCGAGCAGGCCCTGCTCGATCATCACGTGCTGTTCTTCCGCGACCAGCCGCTGACGCCGACCCAGCAGGCGAACTTCGCCGCGCGCTTCGGCGACCTGCACATCCACCCGATCTACCCCAGCTCGCCCGAACAGCGCGAAGTCATCGTCCTCGACACCGCCGTCACCGACGTGCGCGACAACGCCATCTGGCACACCGACGTGACCTTCCTGGAGACTCCGGCGCTGGGCGCCGTACTGGCCGCCAAGCAGCTGCCGCCCTACGGTGGCGACACCCTGTGGGCCAGCGGCATCGCGGCGTTCGAAGCGCTGTCCAAGCCGCTTCAGCAGTTGCTCGACGGCCTCACCGCGACTCATGACATCAGCAAGTCCTTCCCCCGGGAGCGCTTCGGCGCCACCGACGCGGACCTGGCTCGCCTGGAAGAAGCGCGCAAGAAGAACCCACCGCGCAGCCACCCGGTGATCCGCACGCATCCGGTCACCGGGCGCAAGGCGCTGTTCGTCAGCGATGGCTTCACCACCCGCATCAACGAGCTGGAGCCGGCGGAAAGCCGCGCCATTCTCGACCTGCTGTTCGCCCACTTCGCCCGCCCGGAGTTCACCGTTCGCTGGCGCTGGAAGGAGAACGACGTGGCCTTCTGGGACAACCGCGTGACCCAGCATTACGCGGTGGACGACTACCGCCCGCAGCGCCGGGTGATGCACCGCGCGACGATTCTCGGCGACAAGCCGTTCTGA
- a CDS encoding ABC transporter permease subunit — MPTDTLAGKLPAAVPNGRSVPRDYRRWAAAGSIGSIFVLWWLATHLGWVDTLFLPAPEQLVEAFQRLLAEGYVDASLWQHIGTSLLRVLLALGAAVLTAIPLGILMGLNPLVGAAFDPLVEFYRPVPPLAYLPLIVIWFGIGELSKVLLIYLALFAPLLIATAAGVRRVDKSRIQAVRCLGASRLQVVRHVILPSALPDVLTGLRIALGVGWSTLVAAELIAANRGLGFMVQSAAQFLATDVVVLGILLIAAIALSFELGLRWLQKRFASWE; from the coding sequence ATGCCCACTGATACCCTCGCTGGCAAACTCCCCGCCGCCGTGCCTAATGGCCGCAGTGTGCCGCGCGACTACCGCCGCTGGGCCGCCGCCGGCAGCATCGGTTCGATCTTCGTGCTCTGGTGGCTGGCCACGCATCTGGGCTGGGTCGACACGCTGTTCCTGCCTGCGCCGGAGCAACTGGTGGAAGCCTTCCAGCGCCTGCTCGCCGAGGGCTACGTCGATGCGTCGCTGTGGCAGCACATCGGCACCAGCCTGCTGCGCGTACTGCTGGCGCTGGGCGCGGCGGTGCTGACGGCCATTCCACTGGGCATCCTGATGGGCCTCAACCCGCTGGTGGGCGCGGCGTTCGATCCGCTGGTGGAGTTCTACCGCCCGGTGCCGCCGCTGGCCTACCTGCCGCTGATCGTCATCTGGTTCGGCATCGGCGAGCTGTCCAAGGTGCTGCTGATCTACCTCGCGCTGTTCGCACCGTTGCTGATCGCCACCGCCGCTGGCGTGCGCCGCGTGGACAAGTCGCGCATCCAGGCCGTGCGCTGCCTGGGCGCCAGCCGCCTGCAGGTGGTGCGCCACGTGATCCTGCCCAGCGCGCTGCCGGATGTCCTCACCGGCCTGCGCATCGCCCTGGGCGTGGGCTGGTCGACCCTGGTCGCCGCCGAGCTGATCGCTGCCAATCGCGGCCTGGGCTTCATGGTGCAGTCCGCCGCGCAGTTCCTCGCCACCGATGTGGTGGTGCTGGGAATCCTGCTGATCGCTGCCATCGCGCTGAGCTTCGAACTGGGCCTGCGCTGGCTGCAGAAGCGCTTCGCTTCCTGGGAATAA
- a CDS encoding taurine ABC transporter ATP-binding protein yields MSRLTAEAVSLTFQQRGRERVVLQDLTLSLAKGESLVVLGPSGCGKSSLLNVLAGFQAPDSGRVQIDGRTLSGPGGERGVVFQDDALMPWLSALDNVALGLRIRGVGAAERNARAHEVLKLVGLGEHADYRISQLSGGQRQRLGLARALAVEPDFLLLDEPFGALDALTRERMQVLTLDLWRKTGKGLFLITHSVDEALFLATDLVVMDGPPARIVKRLSLDFARRYAAGEAVRSIKSDPEFARLRQLLLDLFLEETLEEPEAEHAH; encoded by the coding sequence ATGAGCCGTCTGACGGCCGAGGCAGTCAGCCTCACTTTCCAGCAGCGCGGGCGCGAGCGCGTCGTGCTGCAGGACCTCACTCTCAGCCTGGCCAAGGGCGAATCCCTGGTGGTGCTCGGCCCGTCCGGCTGCGGCAAGTCCAGCCTGCTCAACGTGCTGGCGGGCTTCCAGGCGCCGGACAGCGGCCGCGTGCAGATCGACGGCCGTACCCTCAGCGGCCCCGGCGGCGAGCGCGGCGTGGTGTTCCAGGACGACGCGCTGATGCCCTGGCTGAGCGCGCTGGATAATGTTGCGCTGGGTCTGCGTATCCGTGGCGTTGGCGCTGCCGAGCGCAACGCCCGCGCCCATGAAGTCCTCAAGCTGGTGGGCCTGGGCGAGCACGCGGACTACCGCATCTCGCAGCTTTCCGGTGGCCAGCGGCAGCGCCTGGGGCTGGCCCGCGCGCTGGCGGTGGAGCCGGATTTCCTGCTGCTCGACGAACCCTTCGGCGCCCTCGACGCACTGACCCGCGAGCGCATGCAGGTGCTGACCCTCGACCTGTGGCGCAAGACCGGCAAGGGCCTGTTCCTGATAACCCACAGCGTCGACGAAGCGCTGTTCCTCGCCACCGACCTGGTGGTGATGGACGGCCCGCCGGCGCGCATCGTCAAGCGCTTGTCGCTGGACTTCGCCCGCCGCTACGCCGCTGGCGAGGCGGTGCGCTCGATCAAGTCCGACCCGGAATTCGCGCGCTTGCGCCAACTCCTTCTGGATCTTTTTTTGGAAGAGACGCTTGAGGAACCGGAGGCCGAACATGCCCACTGA
- the tauA gene encoding taurine ABC transporter substrate-binding protein produces the protein MNKPRFVRRAVAGVAVAAALSFQSAAFADIVLGYQTGIDPTKVPQADGTYEKVIGEKLDWRRFNSGPEVVAAIASGDVQLGNLGSSPLAAATSRGLPIVAFIVSAQINAAEALVVRNGSKIEKPEDLIGKTIATPFVSTSHYSLLGALKHWQIDPTKVKIVNLNPTEIAAAWRRGDIDGAFVWSPALGEIKKSGKVLTDAAEVGQWGAPTFEVWVARKDFAEKHPEVIAKFARVSLDSFADYNAHKAQWTADSEQVKKIARLTGADPKDVPELLAGSAFPESQAQLSSALLGGGTAKDIAGTAAFLKEQKRVPSVLKDYSPYVSADYVRQAESVQVGQR, from the coding sequence ATGAACAAACCTCGTTTCGTACGCCGTGCCGTGGCCGGCGTCGCTGTTGCGGCTGCCTTGTCCTTCCAGAGCGCCGCGTTCGCCGACATCGTCCTGGGCTACCAGACCGGCATCGACCCGACCAAGGTTCCGCAAGCCGATGGCACCTATGAAAAGGTCATCGGCGAGAAGCTCGACTGGCGCCGTTTCAACAGCGGCCCGGAAGTGGTCGCCGCCATCGCCTCGGGCGATGTGCAACTGGGCAATCTCGGTTCCAGCCCGCTGGCCGCCGCCACTTCGCGCGGCCTGCCGATCGTGGCCTTCATCGTCTCCGCGCAGATCAACGCCGCCGAGGCCCTGGTGGTGCGCAACGGCAGCAAGATCGAGAAGCCCGAAGACCTGATCGGCAAGACCATCGCCACCCCCTTCGTCTCCACTTCGCACTACAGCCTGCTGGGCGCGCTCAAGCACTGGCAGATCGACCCGACCAAGGTGAAGATCGTCAACCTCAACCCCACCGAGATCGCTGCCGCCTGGCGCCGTGGCGACATCGATGGCGCCTTCGTCTGGTCACCCGCCCTGGGCGAGATCAAGAAGTCCGGCAAGGTGCTGACCGACGCCGCCGAAGTCGGCCAGTGGGGTGCACCGACCTTCGAAGTCTGGGTGGCCCGCAAGGACTTCGCCGAGAAGCACCCGGAAGTCATCGCCAAGTTCGCCCGTGTGAGCCTGGACTCCTTCGCTGACTACAACGCGCACAAGGCGCAGTGGACCGCCGATTCCGAGCAGGTGAAGAAGATCGCCCGGCTGACCGGCGCCGATCCGAAGGACGTGCCCGAGCTGCTGGCCGGTTCTGCCTTCCCCGAATCCCAGGCGCAGCTGTCGTCCGCCCTGCTGGGTGGCGGCACCGCCAAGGACATCGCCGGCACCGCCGCCTTCCTGAAAGAGCAGAAGCGCGTGCCCTCGGTGCTCAAGGACTACTCGCCCTACGTCAGCGCCGATTACGTGCGCCAGGCGGAGAGCGTGCAGGTGGGGCAGCGCTGA